The genomic interval TGATGCTTTGTGTATTAACTCACAAGTTTTTTGTATTGAGAAAAATCTCATAGCTATTGATTTTGGTACAACAGTTTTCATTAATGTTTGTTGTATTTTATCTTCACTAGCAATATCGTTTGCAACTATTACAGTATTAACTCCTAATGAATTTAACCACATTTGTCCTTGTCCATGAATTAATCTTTCATCAATTCTCATCATTTCAATATTTACGCCCATTTTTCAACACTCCTTTTTACCAATAAAGGTTCCAATCTTTATAAAATCTTATTAAGGCTTCTAAGAAGAAATAATCTCCCCATATGTTTCCTTCATCTACACCTTTTCCTGAATGCCATGAATATACTCCATGTAATAAAACCGGTTTTCCAGGTTCTATTTCAGGATTCATATAATTTTCCATTAATGATCTTAAAATATTATGCATTGCATATTTATATACTTCTTTATTTTCGTCAACTTCTGGTAAATATTTATTCATTTCATGCATACCACAAACAGCTATTGCTGCTGCTGAAGAATCCTTTGAATGATCATCACCATCATTGAAAATCAAATCCCAATAACAAACGTTATCCTTAGGTAATCTATTTAAGAAATAATTAGTCATCCCCTCATAAAGATTAAAACAACTTTCATTTCTTGTATATCTATAATTTAATGGAATACCATAAACTCCCCAAGCTTGTCCTCTAGCCCAAGCTGAATCATCACTATATCCTTGTCTAGTAACTCCTCTTAAAGGTTTTCCAGTTTCATTATCCATATAGAATGTATGGAATGCAGATGCATCATCTCTTATAACATTATTACAAGATGTAACAAAATGTTTATTTGCTATGTTTCTATACTTTGCATCTCCTGTTTCATCACTAGCCCAGTATAATAATGGTATATTTAATAAACAATCTATTATAAATCTGTAGTGATCTTTGCTACCTAGCTCTCCCCAAGCTTGAATAAACTCACCTTTTTCTTGGTATCTAGAAATAAGTTTATTTGCAGCTTTTATTGAAGCTTCTCTTGCATCCTCAGAGCCTGTTAATTTATAACCACTTACTGTAGCTAATGAATATAAGAATCCTAAATCATGATGATCTAATTCTATATCTTTTTCCACTCTGTTTTTAAAAGATGCAACATTTTTATCTGCTAACTCTCTATATTTTTCATCTCCTGTGTACTCATAAGCAAGCCATAATAAGCCTGTCCAGAATCCATCAGTCCACTCTATATTTTCTATAATTCCATACTGATTATTTTTTGTTGCTGATGATGGAAATTTTTCTTTGAAATATTCCATATTAGCATCTATTTGTTTTATAACTAAATCAATAGCATTTTTAACCTCAGCTCTAGTTAATAACTTAGTTTTCAGAAATTCATCTTTCTTTGCAATCTCTTCAACTCTTATTTCCTTAATCATAAATACCCCTCTCAAATTATCTTAAGACATCCATTGGAATATTATCCATATCATCAAAAGTTTTATTTTCTCCACACATACCCCATATAAATGTGTAATTGCTTGTACCTACTCCAGAATGTATTGACCAACTTGGTGATATTACACACTCTTCATTCTTAACAACTAAATGTCTTGTTTCTGTAGGTTCTCCCATTAGGTGGAATACTCTTGTGTCTTCGTCCATATCGAAGTAGAAGTAAACTTCCATTCTTCTTTCATGTGTATGGCAAGGCATTGTGTTCCAAGCATTTCCTGGTTCTAACATTGTTAGTCCCATTAATAATTGACAACTTTCACATACATTTGGATGTACATATTGATATATTGTTCTCTTGTTTAATGTTTTGTTGTCTCCTAATCTAACTGGATTAGCCTTTTCTATATCAATCTTAACGGTTTCATATTCCTTATGAGCTGGTACTGAG from Clostridium perfringens carries:
- the kduI gene encoding 5-dehydro-4-deoxy-D-glucuronate isomerase, whose amino-acid sequence is MRTRYANNPRDSKRYDTEELRENYLVEDIFKDDQIELAYSHVDRIIFGGIKPVYKELKLEAGKEMGVDYFLERRELGIINIGGKAIVTIDGTEYELKEKDGLYVGKGNKEVSFKSVNPEEPAKLYVNSVPAHKEYETVKIDIEKANPVRLGDNKTLNKRTIYQYVHPNVCESCQLLMGLTMLEPGNAWNTMPCHTHERRMEVYFYFDMDEDTRVFHLMGEPTETRHLVVKNEECVISPSWSIHSGVGTSNYTFIWGMCGENKTFDDMDNIPMDVLR
- a CDS encoding glycoside hydrolase family 88 protein, whose amino-acid sequence is MIKEIRVEEIAKKDEFLKTKLLTRAEVKNAIDLVIKQIDANMEYFKEKFPSSATKNNQYGIIENIEWTDGFWTGLLWLAYEYTGDEKYRELADKNVASFKNRVEKDIELDHHDLGFLYSLATVSGYKLTGSEDAREASIKAANKLISRYQEKGEFIQAWGELGSKDHYRFIIDCLLNIPLLYWASDETGDAKYRNIANKHFVTSCNNVIRDDASAFHTFYMDNETGKPLRGVTRQGYSDDSAWARGQAWGVYGIPLNYRYTRNESCFNLYEGMTNYFLNRLPKDNVCYWDLIFNDGDDHSKDSSAAAIAVCGMHEMNKYLPEVDENKEVYKYAMHNILRSLMENYMNPEIEPGKPVLLHGVYSWHSGKGVDEGNIWGDYFFLEALIRFYKDWNLYW